Proteins from a genomic interval of Dama dama isolate Ldn47 chromosome 1, ASM3311817v1, whole genome shotgun sequence:
- the LOC133073696 gene encoding olfactory receptor 52L1: MTTLRNSSWRLIQPSFFLIGIPGLEESQHWIALPLCVLYLLALLGNVTILLTIWTDPSLHQPMYLFLAMLSGIDLVLASSTAPKTLAVLLVHAHEIGYTVCLIQMFFIHAFSSMESGVLVAMALDRYVAICHPLHHSTILHPRVIGRIGMAVLVRGLLLLLPFPILLRRLVFCQATVIGHAYCEHMAVVKLACSESTVNRAYGLAVALLVVGLDVLAIGVSYALILQAVLKVPGGEARLKAFSTCGSHICVILVFYVPGIFSFLTHRFGQQVPHHVHVLLATLYLLVPPALNPLVYGVKTQQIRQRVLRVFDIKGQI, encoded by the coding sequence ATGACAACCCTGAGGAATTCCAGCTGGAGGCTGATCCAGCCATCCTTCTTCCTGATCGGCATCCCAGGTTTAGAGGAAAGCCAGCACTGGATAGCACTCCCGCTGTGTGTCCTTTACCTCCTTGCCCTCCTGGGCAATGTCACCATCCTCCTCACCATCTGGACTGACCCATCCTTGCACCAGCCTATGTACCTCTTTCTGGCCATGCTCTCTGGCATTGACCTGGTCCTAGCCTCCTCCACTGCACCCAAAACCCTTGCAGTGCTCCTGGTTCATGCCCATGAGATTGGGTACACCGTCTGTCTGATCCAGATGTTCTTCATCCACGCGTTCTCTTCCATGGAGTCGGGTGTACTTGTGGCCATGGCTCTGGATCGCTATGTAGCCATTTGCCACCCTCTGCACCATTCTACCATCCTGCATCCCAGGGTCATAGGGCGCATTGGGATGGCGGTGCTGGTGCGGGGGctactcctcctcctccccttccccatcttGTTGAGGAGACTTGTCTTCTGCCAGGCCACCGTCATAGGCCATGCCTACTGTGAACACATGGCCGTGGTAAAACTCGCCTGCTCAGAAAGCACAGTGAACCGAGCCTATGGGCTGGCGGTGGCACTGCTTGTGGTTGGCCTAGATGTCCTGGCCATTGGTGTTTCCTATGCCCTCATCCTGCAGGCAGTGCTGAAGGTACCAGGGGGTGAGGCCCGGCTTAAGGCCTTTAGCACATGTGGATCTCATATTTGTGTCATCCTGGTCTTCTATGTGCCTGGAATATTCTCCTTCCTCACTCACCGCTTTGGCCAGCAGGTGCCCCATCACGTCCATGTTCTTCTGGCCACACTCTACCTCCTGGTGCCACCTGCACTCAATCCTCTGGTGTATGGGGTGAAGACTCAGCAAATCCGCCAGCGAGTACTCAGGGTGTTTGACATAAAAGGACAGATCTGA
- the LOC133052096 gene encoding olfactory receptor 52N4-like, which produces MTFFNNSHLFPHTFFLAGIPGLTAVHIWISLPFCFMFFLAVTGNGVLLFLIQTEHSLHQPMFLFLAMISFVDLVLSLSTLPKMLAIFWFGATAISSYSCLFQMFFIHAFSAMESGVLVAMALDRFVATCNPLRYATILTPVVVAQIGGLVVLRGVGLTISFPSLAYRLPYCGSHTIVYTYCEHMAVVKLACGATTVDNLYAFAVAIFLGAGDVAFIAYSYGQIVRTMIHLPSSEARAKAGSTCTAHICVILFFYGPGFLSVIMQRFGQPTASAAKVILANLYLLFPPALDPIVYGVKTKQIRECLCKILSLNQIDPT; this is translated from the coding sequence ATGACTTTTTTCAATAATTCTCATCTCTTCCCACATACTTTCTTCTTGGCTGGCATCCCAGGACTGACTGCTGTCCACATTTGGATCTCACTTCCCTTttgcttcatgttcttcctggcAGTGACTGGGAATGGTGTCCTGCTTTTTCTCATCCAGACAGAACACAGTCTTCACCAgcccatgtttttatttcttgccATGATCTCCTTTGTTGacctggttctctctctctccactctgCCCAAGATGCTGGCCATTTTCTGGTTTGGTGCTACAGCCATCAGCTCCTATTCCTGTCTTTTCCAGATGTTCTTCATCCATGCCTTCTCTGCCATGGAATCAGGAGTGCTGGTGGCCATGGCCCTGGACCGCTTTGTGGCCACCTGTAACCCACTACGTTATGCAACCATTCTCACCCCGGTAGTTGTTGCCCAGATTGGAGGCCTGGTGGTGCTTCGAGGTGTGGGTTTGACCATCTCCTTTCCAAGCCTGGCCTATCGGCTGCCCTACTGTGGCTCCCACACAATTGTGTACACCTACTGTGAGCATATGGCGGTGGTGAAACTGGCGTGTGGAGCCACCACCGTGGATAACCTCTATGCCTTTGCTGTGGCGATCTTTCTTGGTGCTGGGGATGTGGCCTTTATTGCCTACTCTTATGGGCAGATTGTTAGGACCATGATTCATTTGCCTTCATCTGAGGCACGTGCTAAAGCAGGCAGTACATGTACAGCTCACATCTGTGTCATTCTCTTTTTCTATGGACCAGGCTTTCTTTCTGTAATCATGCAGCGCTTTGGCCAACCCACAGCCTCTGCTGCCAAAGTCATCCTTGCCAATCTCTACTTGCTCTTTCCCCCTGCACTGGACCCCATTGTCTATGGAGTCAAGACCAAGCAGATCCGGGAGTGCCTGTGTAAAATTCTAAGTCTCAACCAGATTGATCCCACCTGA
- the LOC133072976 gene encoding LOW QUALITY PROTEIN: olfactory receptor 52L1-like (The sequence of the model RefSeq protein was modified relative to this genomic sequence to represent the inferred CDS: deleted 2 bases in 1 codon), giving the protein MILVFFFAPSLSKPFMTTLRNSSWRLIQPSFFLIGIPGLEESQHWIALPLCVLYLLALLGNVTILLTIWTDPSLHQPMYLFLAMLSGIDLVLASSTAPKTLAVLLVHAHEIGYTVCLIQMFFIHAFSSMESGVLVAMALDRYVAICHPLHHSTILHPRVIGRIGMAVLVRGLLLLLPFPILLRRLVFCQATVIGHAYCEHMAVVKLACSESTVNRAYGLAVALLVVGLDVLAIGVSYALILQAVLKVPGGEARLKAFSTCGSHICVILVFYVPGMFSFLTHRFGQQVPHHVHVLLATLYLLVPPALNPLVYGVKTQQIRQRVLRVFDIKGQI; this is encoded by the exons atgattttggtgtttttttttgccCCTTCCCTTTCCAAGCCATTT ATGACAACCCTGAGGAATTCCAGCTGGAGGCTGATCCAGCCATCCTTCTTCCTGATCGGCATCCCAGGTTTAGAGGAAAGCCAGCACTGGATAGCACTCCCGCTGTGTGTCCTTTACCTCCTTGCCCTCCTGGGCAATGTCACCATCCTCCTCACCATCTGGACTGACCCATCCTTGCACCAGCCTATGTACCTCTTTCTGGCCATGCTCTCTGGCATTGACCTGGTCCTAGCCTCCTCCACTGCACCCAAAACCCTTGCAGTGCTCCTGGTTCACGCCCATGAGATTGGGTACACCGTCTGTCTGATCCAGATGTTCTTCATCCACGCGTTCTCTTCCATGGAGTCGGGTGTACTTGTGGCCATGGCTCTGGATCGCTATGTAGCCATTTGCCACCCTCTGCACCATTCTACCATCCTGCATCCCAGGGTCATAGGGCGCATTGGGATGGCGGTGCTGGTGCGGGGGctactcctcctcctccccttccccatcttGTTGAGGAGACTTGTCTTCTGCCAGGCCACCGTCATAGGCCATGCCTACTGTGAACACATGGCCGTGGTAAAACTCGCCTGCTCAGAAAGCACAGTGAACCGAGCCTATGGGCTGGCGGTGGCACTGCTTGTGGTTGGCCTAGATGTCCTGGCCATTGGTGTTTCCTATGCCCTCATCCTGCAGGCAGTGCTGAAGGTACCAGGGGGTGAGGCCCGGCTTAAGGCCTTTAGCACATGTGGATCTCATATTTGTGTCATCCTGGTCTTCTATGTGCCTGGAATGTTCTCTTTCCTCACTCACCGCTTTGGTCAGCAGGTGCCCCATCACGTCCATGTTCTTCTGGCCACACTCTACCTCCTGGTGCCACCTGCACTCAATCCTCTGGTGTATGGGGTGAAGACTCAGCAGATCCGCCAGCGAGTACTCAGGGTGTTTGACATAAAAGGACAGATCTGA